The nucleotide window GCCTCCCGCAGGGCGGGGATGATCTCCGCTAGGTCGTCGGGGGAGCGCAGCATGCCCCCGCCGGTCAGGCCGCCACCCATGCGGCCATAGGGGCACCCCATGTTGAGGTTGATATGGCGGGCGCCGGCCTCCTGCGCGGTGCGGGCCGCCGCGACCAGCAGATCCCGGCCATGCCCCACCAGTTGCACCACCAGCGGCACGCCATCCTGCTCCGGGGAGATGTCCCGCACATCTGCCGGCAGGAGCGGACTTACCGCCCCAGCCTTGACCCGCATGAACTCGGTAAAGATGACGTCGGGCCGGACCTGTTCGATGAAATAGCCGCGCAGGGCGCGGTTGGTAAGGCCCTGCATCGGTGCCAGCATCAGCGGGGTCGTGCCGGGCTGCCAGGGGAGCATGGTCATGCCAGCACCCTGATCGCCGTCTCCAGCGTTTTCTCCTGGCAGGTTTCGGAGCAGCTGATGTCGGTCAATGGGGTCTTCGCTTGGTAGATAGTTGAGAGGAGGGGCATATGGAGGGTCAGAGCCGGTTGGCCTCGTTCTTGTGATACACGTCAAAGAAGATGACGCTGTTGTCCGCCACTTGGTCGCAGAAGCCGCAGGCGTTGACCAGCTTCCGCCCTTCCTTGCGGCACAGCGAGCACCAGTGATAAATCAGTCGGTAATCACGGCGGCCGACGTACTTCTTCAGCCGGCCATGGTATTCACCGTGCATCCAGCCGTCGGCATCGGACGGGTTGTCCAGAAGCCGGCCGATGACCTCGAGAATCCGGTCATGCCCGGGCGGATCGTGCTTTTCGATCTTGTGCAGCTTGCCGCTGAAATGCGGTGTGGGGAAATAGCAGAATTGGGACATGAATTACCTGCGCATAGGTAGTTTAAATCAAGGCTGTATCATTACTCCCACGGATTCCACACGCGTGCACCGCAACGTTCCATATCACTGACATTGCGCGTCACCACCACCAGGCCATGGGCTGCAGCCGTGGCAGCAATCAGTGCGTCCATGACCGGCAGCTTTTCGCCGTTTCGTTCCGCTTCCCCCTGCTGTCGTCCCCAGCATAGCGCTGTCGCCAGGTCGAGGTCCAGGATCCGCCCGGTAAAACGCTCCACCAAGTCGAGCGTGACCCATGCCTGCAGCTCATCCTTCTTGGCACCGTTCGGAAGTTTGCTGATACCCTTCTGCAACTCCCCCACGTTCAGCACACTCAGAAAGAGCTTTTGTTCGTCCTGCTCGTCCAGCCACCTGACTACCGACGGGTTTGGCTCTTTTTTTACCAGTTCTGAAATCAGACAGGTATCGAGCAGATATTTCACAGCTCAACCTCCCTGGAGAGGTCGGCGCTGCGGCTGACATCCAGCTCTACATCGTGCAAAGGGGATTGGCGGAAGAATTGCGACAGGCCCGTGTGCGGCCTGGTCAGGTTGCGGTACTCATCAAAAGAAAGCAGAACGGCTGCCGGTTTGCCCCGCAAGGTAATTGTCTGCGGACCATCATGTAGCGCCTGATCGACCACCTGGCTCAGACGATTTTTAGCTTCCTGGAGCTGCCATTCCCGGTCATGCGACGAACGGTCCTTTTTATTTGTTTTCATGGGCGACCCCCATCTAGCTAGACTGTCTAGCTATAAAAATAACATGACCGGGTAGCGCTGCAAACATAAATAATTCCGGTGGAGTTTAATTATTTGCTCACGCCGCCTTGCGATTTTTTTCCATCTCCCGCCGAAGGATGGCGTTGAGCCGCGTTTGATACCCCTTGCCACCACGCTTGAGCCAGCTGACAACATCCGCATCCAGCCTGACAGTAACCGACTCCTTGACAGGGCGGTAGAACTTGCCCACCTCAAAACCGCTGAAGTCGGTGATTTCCGGAATGTCTGAATAATCAATTTCATCGTCCGGGCGCTCGGCGAGCCTCTTCAGGTTTTCACACTGTGCCTCCGTCAATTTTGGGATACCTTTGACCCTGACAATATTTTCAGAAACTCCCTTTTTCATAGTGCTCCCTTTCCTGCCTGCTGGCCCTTCTCGCGGATATGATCCTGACAACGACTTCGTCTGCTTCATGGTAGGTGTGCGCCACAAACAGCAACAGTATGCGGCCCTCGGAATATCCTATGGACTGCCATCGACCATCTGCGTCAACCCGACTCTGCATCAACGGATCGTCAAAAACCGTGATTGCCGATTCAAAGTCGATTCCGTGCTTTGCCCTGTTGCTTCGGTTCTTGTTCTCATCCCACTCGAAGATCGTGGCATACCCACATTATGTACATACAATTGTGTAAATACAATACAAATTTCCGGCACGAAAAAGGGCGCCCTCACGGGCGCCCTTAGTGTTTACTTGAGGTTTTTCTTGATCCTCTCGACAGCCTCTATCACATTCTCGCGATGCCCGAAGGCCGACAAGCGGAAGAACCCTTCCCCGCTGGGGCCGAAGCCGCTACCGGGGGTGCCGACCACGTTGCATTCGGTCAGGAGCTTGTCGAAGAAGTCCCAGGAGCTCATGCCCCCCGGCGTCTTGAGCCAGATGTAGGGGGCGTCAACGCCGCCGTAGACCGTCAGACCGGCTTCCTTCAAGCCTTCGCGAATAATGCGGGCGTTCTCCATGTAGTAGTCGATGATCTCCCTGGTTTCCTTCCACCCCTCCTCCGAGTACACGGCAGCGGCAGCGCGCTGGACCGGGTAAGAGGCGCCGTTGAACTTGGTGGTGGTGCGGCGCAACCAGAGCTTATTGAAGCTGTAGCGCTCGCCCGTACTGGTGGTGCCCATCACCTCTTCCGGTACGACCACCAAGCCGCAGCGCACGCCGGTGAAGCCGGCGGTCTTGGAGAAGGAGCGGAACTCGATGGCGCACTTCTTGGCCCCTTCGATCTCGTAGATCGAATGCGGGATTTCCGGGTTGGTGATGAAGGCCTCGTAGGCGGCATCGAAGAAGATCACGGCGTCGTTGGCCAGGGCGTAGTCGACCCACTTCTTCAGCTCGGCTTTGGAAGCCACGGTGCCAGTGGGGTTGTTGGGGAAGCAGAGGTAGATGATGTCCACCTTCTGCGTGGGCAGCGACGGGATAAAGCCGTTGGCCTCATTGCAGGGCAGGTAGACGATGTTCTGGTAGTAGCCCTTCTCGTCCGCCTCGCCGGTGCGGCCGATCATCACGTTGGTGTCGTTGTAGACCGGGTAGACCGGGTCGCCGATGGCCACCACGTTGTCCATGGCAAAAATGTCCAGGATGTTGGCGCAGTCGCACTTGGAGCCGTCGGAGATGAACATCTCCTCGGTCTTGAGATCCACACCCAGCGGCTTGTAGGACTTCTCGATAATGGCGTTGATCAGCCAGTCATAGCCCTGCTCCGGGCCGTAGCCGGCAAATTTGTCGGTGGTGGCCAGGTCGTCCACGGCGGCGTGGAAGGCCTTCAGCACGGCCGGAGCCAGGGGGCGGGTCACGTCGCCGATGCCCAGGCGGATCACCTTGGCGCTGGGGTTGGCCTCGGCAAAGGCGCGCACGCGGCGGCCGATTTCGGGAAAGAGGTAGCCTGCTTTCAGTTTCAGGTAGTTGTCGTTGATCTTTGCCATGGTGCGGTGAATCCTCCTTGAATGGTCGTAGTGGTATTCGAAACAGCTAAAGCTGTGCTTCCTTTTCGGTCATCTTGCGGCTGACCTTGTCCAGGTACATCTGCTGGTCCGCATGCCGGATGGTCGCTTCCAGGTCGTCCGGGTTTTCGGCGGTGGAGCAGCCGAGCGAGATGGAGATGGGAAAGTCCTGCTCCTGGGAGTCGCAGCGGTCGGCAATGCTCCTGACTCGCTTCATGGCGATCTCCGCCTGGGCGGCATCCAGTCCCGGCAGGAGCACCGCGAATTCGTCGCCGCCGATGCGGGCCACCACATCCTCGGCCCGAAAGGCTTCCAGCAGTATCCAGGCGGTGGCCTTGATCAGTTTGTCCCCCACGGAATGACCGTGGGTGTCGTTGAACATCTTGAGATCGTCGATATCAGCCAGCACCACCGACACCGGCGCCATGCGCCCCGCGGAGAGCCGCTTCACTTCTGCATCGAAAAAACCGCGGTTGTAAAGCCCCGAAAGGGCGTCATGGGTGCTGAAATGCAGGAGCTGTTCACTCTTCCTGTCGTACTCCTGGATCATGCTGTTGAAGGTCTTGGCCAGCAACCCGATCTCGTCGCGGCTGTCCAGCCGGAAAAGCCGGTCCGCGCCATTCTTGAGAGAGATCTCCTTCACGTGCCGGGCAAACTGCACCAAGGCCTCGGTAAAGCTGCCCATCATCAGGCGGATCACCAGAATGCTCAGCAGGGCGCTGGTCAGGACCGCCCCGATGCAGTATTTCTCGGCACGGTAGATCGGCTGGTAGACCTCGGAGAGCGGGATGTTGGCCCCCAGCACCCAGTCGGTCGTCTTCAGTTTCTTGAAAAACGACAGAGCATGCATGCCG belongs to Geobacter sp. SVR and includes:
- a CDS encoding toxin, which gives rise to MSQFCYFPTPHFSGKLHKIEKHDPPGHDRILEVIGRLLDNPSDADGWMHGEYHGRLKKYVGRRDYRLIYHWCSLCRKEGRKLVNACGFCDQVADNSVIFFDVYHKNEANRL
- a CDS encoding type II toxin-antitoxin system VapC family toxin; translated protein: MKYLLDTCLISELVKKEPNPSVVRWLDEQDEQKLFLSVLNVGELQKGISKLPNGAKKDELQAWVTLDLVERFTGRILDLDLATALCWGRQQGEAERNGEKLPVMDALIAATAAAHGLVVVTRNVSDMERCGARVWNPWE
- a CDS encoding type II toxin-antitoxin system Phd/YefM family antitoxin — its product is MKTNKKDRSSHDREWQLQEAKNRLSQVVDQALHDGPQTITLRGKPAAVLLSFDEYRNLTRPHTGLSQFFRQSPLHDVELDVSRSADLSREVEL
- a CDS encoding BrnA antitoxin family protein: MKKGVSENIVRVKGIPKLTEAQCENLKRLAERPDDEIDYSDIPEITDFSGFEVGKFYRPVKESVTVRLDADVVSWLKRGGKGYQTRLNAILRREMEKNRKAA
- a CDS encoding BrnT family toxin, with the protein product MFEWDENKNRSNRAKHGIDFESAITVFDDPLMQSRVDADGRWQSIGYSEGRILLLFVAHTYHEADEVVVRIISARRASRQEREHYEKGSF
- a CDS encoding LL-diaminopimelate aminotransferase; this encodes MAKINDNYLKLKAGYLFPEIGRRVRAFAEANPSAKVIRLGIGDVTRPLAPAVLKAFHAAVDDLATTDKFAGYGPEQGYDWLINAIIEKSYKPLGVDLKTEEMFISDGSKCDCANILDIFAMDNVVAIGDPVYPVYNDTNVMIGRTGEADEKGYYQNIVYLPCNEANGFIPSLPTQKVDIIYLCFPNNPTGTVASKAELKKWVDYALANDAVIFFDAAYEAFITNPEIPHSIYEIEGAKKCAIEFRSFSKTAGFTGVRCGLVVVPEEVMGTTSTGERYSFNKLWLRRTTTKFNGASYPVQRAAAAVYSEEGWKETREIIDYYMENARIIREGLKEAGLTVYGGVDAPYIWLKTPGGMSSWDFFDKLLTECNVVGTPGSGFGPSGEGFFRLSAFGHRENVIEAVERIKKNLK
- a CDS encoding GGDEF domain-containing protein, which produces MNSIVPLRRHSITFRMTMAVCAFVILLLSLLAMLFMLYFKRELKQTISTQQMTLMRLVAQDVDDKLINTQQAIVAAAARINTPLTPDADFKRLQGIETLFDNGLYLLSPQGRVLAQSVGRFDLLGRDLSFREYFRRTLETGKPVISSPFLPVVAPNVPVVAFTAPVRDKSGRLVAVLSGGVSLLRPNFLGELATTRIGTSGYLFLFSPERFVIMHPDQTRIMADKVPPGANKLLDRALKGFEGGEENVNSRGMHALSFFKKLKTTDWVLGANIPLSEVYQPIYRAEKYCIGAVLTSALLSILVIRLMMGSFTEALVQFARHVKEISLKNGADRLFRLDSRDEIGLLAKTFNSMIQEYDRKSEQLLHFSTHDALSGLYNRGFFDAEVKRLSAGRMAPVSVVLADIDDLKMFNDTHGHSVGDKLIKATAWILLEAFRAEDVVARIGGDEFAVLLPGLDAAQAEIAMKRVRSIADRCDSQEQDFPISISLGCSTAENPDDLEATIRHADQQMYLDKVSRKMTEKEAQL